From Alteromonas sp. RKMC-009, one genomic window encodes:
- a CDS encoding Kelch repeat-containing protein, producing the protein MIQGTCRYLFAFAVTLMLASCSSVPDISEYRKPAGFKLESPRLGAGAATDQKTIFVFGGSNQKGLLNDVEILDPATKNVQVLKNHIIPRRYFSSVYDDNNHVYLIGGISASKQRANYESTVEVFNTVTRKVTKAATLPYPTRTNTAVYLDGKIYVLGGSHHDWQTRKLKPTALMAVYDISKDEWSLGAPMPTAKSTSAVTWQNKIYVVGGYTGEEQLDVFEQYDPATKKWKSLPPLPEPVSAHTTTVWRDYLIVFGDYNNLDAVWTYDFKAGTWHQSDLSMTGVRHAKAVTYNDAVYLIGGNQDSPGPVLDTIQIFDAKQLRQAVGK; encoded by the coding sequence ATGATACAGGGCACTTGTCGATATTTATTTGCCTTCGCAGTGACGCTGATGCTGGCGTCATGTTCATCTGTGCCGGATATCAGCGAATACCGGAAACCGGCGGGGTTCAAGCTGGAAAGTCCCCGTCTTGGTGCCGGTGCAGCTACCGATCAGAAAACCATATTTGTGTTTGGTGGCAGTAACCAGAAGGGTCTGCTGAATGATGTGGAAATTCTCGACCCGGCGACCAAAAACGTGCAGGTGCTGAAAAACCATATTATTCCCCGCCGCTATTTTTCGTCAGTTTACGATGACAATAACCACGTGTATCTGATTGGCGGGATCTCTGCGTCAAAACAACGGGCAAACTATGAAAGCACCGTTGAGGTGTTTAATACCGTTACCCGTAAAGTGACTAAAGCGGCGACATTACCTTACCCTACGCGTACTAACACAGCAGTATACCTGGATGGCAAAATCTATGTGCTGGGCGGCTCTCACCACGACTGGCAGACCCGCAAGCTTAAACCTACAGCACTGATGGCAGTTTATGATATCAGCAAGGACGAGTGGTCTCTGGGCGCGCCGATGCCCACAGCCAAGTCCACGTCAGCTGTCACATGGCAAAATAAAATTTATGTCGTTGGCGGTTACACCGGTGAAGAGCAACTTGATGTGTTTGAACAGTACGATCCGGCGACTAAAAAGTGGAAATCTCTGCCTCCGCTGCCGGAGCCTGTCAGCGCACATACCACCACTGTGTGGCGTGATTACCTGATAGTGTTTGGTGACTACAACAATCTTGATGCTGTGTGGACTTACGACTTTAAGGCAGGCACCTGGCATCAGAGCGACTTATCCATGACCGGTGTCAGACACGCAAAAGCGGTTACCTACAACGACGCTGTATATTTGATTGGCGGTAATCAGGACTCACCGGGTCCTGTGCTCGACACTATTCAGATATTTGATGCGAAGCAATTGCGTCAGGCCGTTGGAAAATAG
- the plsB gene encoding glycerol-3-phosphate 1-O-acyltransferase PlsB has protein sequence MSWMRKTLLSVFHYPVKLLVKDHNIPANVEKELGIDRTKPIIYLLPTNSVTDQLALRMCTQRLGLPSPVKDVELAGKTYPASVFLRKTEPLFGQPSQTDVESIFSDLFHLHRDHEDVDVQVVPVFVTWGRAPGKGKPGLSDLIAHHASPSWLRKFFIVMFLGRDNFINFSKAVSAREMSTQRGTDDSIAHKLVRVASTHFHRKRQSMTGPTLLERQELHNAILGSEAVKRAMAEESASKKAKKQDPKEAVREYIDEIAADYREGLIRFGDRILTRIWNKIYNGISVGHSERIRELAANGHEIIYVPCHRSHMDYMLLTYVIYHEGMVTPHIAAGINLNFWPAGPIFRRSGAFFLRRSFAGNKLYTAVFREYLELLFNKGYSVKYYPEGGRSRTGRLIPPKTGMLAMTMQAVLKGVQRPVSIVPVYIGYENVMEVKSYLSELKGSGKKKESNLQVFSAIRKLKNYGHGYVNFGEPIQLNQFLEQSVPDWRETLPADPEKKPNWLTPLVNDLAHEVMLRINRNAAINGMALISLCLLSSKTQTMTEKELVRVMDNYLALLRSAPYSDDATIPASNARTMLEETLALKRFDISQDGYGTMIAPLKDAAVFLTYYRNNILHLFALPGVILSAVFGRPGIHRHEILRLMAALYPLLQRELFIYMTQDEALAYTDKLITTLLEQGMLTEMEQGLLHPPASSDRAFHSAWLLSRCMQETFQRYAVVLTIIERERVISRNSLERTSRQVAERLSTLYGMNSPEFYDKNVLSSFISALRENHWLDSAPDGSLKYSEESDALRQDVLSLVWPEITQHLQNVEATCG, from the coding sequence ATGTCGTGGATGCGCAAAACGCTTTTGTCAGTGTTTCATTATCCCGTAAAGTTGCTGGTAAAAGACCACAACATTCCCGCGAATGTCGAAAAAGAACTGGGTATCGACCGCACTAAGCCGATCATTTATCTGCTGCCCACCAACTCTGTGACCGACCAGCTTGCGCTGCGTATGTGCACACAGCGGTTAGGTTTGCCCAGCCCTGTGAAAGATGTCGAACTGGCCGGCAAAACCTATCCCGCCAGTGTCTTTCTGCGTAAAACGGAACCCTTGTTCGGACAGCCGTCCCAGACGGATGTAGAATCAATATTCTCAGATCTTTTCCACTTGCATCGTGACCATGAAGATGTGGATGTGCAGGTTGTCCCGGTTTTCGTTACCTGGGGACGTGCGCCGGGTAAAGGCAAACCCGGCCTGAGTGATTTAATTGCCCATCATGCCTCACCAAGCTGGCTGCGAAAATTCTTTATTGTGATGTTTCTGGGCCGCGATAACTTCATCAATTTTAGCAAAGCCGTATCAGCGAGAGAAATGTCGACCCAGCGGGGTACGGATGATTCGATTGCTCACAAACTTGTGCGCGTAGCAAGTACTCACTTCCATCGTAAGCGCCAGAGTATGACGGGCCCCACTTTGCTCGAACGTCAGGAATTGCACAATGCAATCCTGGGGTCGGAAGCAGTTAAACGGGCCATGGCTGAAGAATCTGCGTCGAAAAAGGCGAAGAAACAGGATCCTAAAGAAGCTGTCAGAGAATACATCGATGAGATTGCAGCAGACTACCGTGAAGGCTTGATCCGGTTCGGTGATCGCATCCTTACACGAATCTGGAACAAGATTTATAACGGTATCAGTGTGGGCCACAGCGAGCGGATCCGTGAACTGGCTGCCAACGGTCATGAGATCATCTACGTGCCCTGTCATCGCAGTCATATGGATTACATGTTACTGACCTATGTGATTTATCACGAAGGTATGGTGACGCCTCACATTGCTGCGGGTATCAATCTTAACTTCTGGCCGGCGGGTCCCATTTTCCGTCGTAGCGGCGCCTTCTTCCTGCGCCGCAGTTTTGCCGGGAACAAGCTTTACACTGCGGTTTTCCGTGAATATCTGGAATTACTGTTTAATAAAGGCTATTCCGTTAAATATTATCCGGAAGGTGGCCGCAGCCGCACAGGTCGTCTTATACCGCCTAAAACCGGTATGCTTGCCATGACTATGCAGGCAGTACTTAAAGGTGTTCAACGCCCTGTGAGTATTGTGCCTGTGTACATCGGGTACGAAAACGTGATGGAAGTAAAAAGCTATCTCAGTGAACTGAAAGGCAGCGGCAAAAAGAAAGAATCTAATTTGCAGGTGTTTTCTGCCATCAGAAAACTGAAAAATTATGGCCACGGTTACGTAAACTTCGGTGAGCCGATTCAGTTGAATCAGTTCCTTGAACAAAGCGTTCCTGACTGGCGTGAAACCTTACCTGCAGACCCGGAGAAAAAACCAAACTGGCTGACGCCACTGGTTAACGATCTGGCCCACGAGGTAATGCTGCGCATTAACCGCAATGCTGCCATTAACGGTATGGCGCTGATTTCTTTATGTCTGTTGTCATCTAAAACTCAGACCATGACGGAAAAAGAGTTGGTCAGGGTGATGGACAACTACCTGGCGTTGCTGCGCAGTGCACCGTACAGTGATGACGCCACCATTCCCGCCAGCAACGCCAGAACCATGCTGGAAGAAACCCTGGCGTTGAAGCGCTTTGATATCAGTCAGGATGGCTACGGCACGATGATCGCGCCATTAAAAGATGCCGCTGTATTCCTTACATATTACAGAAATAATATTCTTCATTTGTTTGCTTTACCCGGTGTGATCCTTTCAGCAGTCTTCGGCCGGCCCGGCATTCACCGTCATGAGATATTACGCCTGATGGCAGCACTATACCCTTTGCTGCAACGGGAGCTTTTCATCTACATGACTCAGGATGAGGCGCTGGCTTACACCGACAAGCTCATCACCACTTTGCTGGAACAAGGCATGCTGACAGAGATGGAGCAGGGACTGTTGCATCCGCCGGCATCATCAGACCGGGCGTTCCATTCAGCCTGGCTGCTGAGCCGCTGTATGCAGGAAACTTTCCAGCGCTACGCGGTGGTACTTACCATTATTGAGCGTGAACGGGTGATAAGCCGCAATAGTCTGGAGCGGACCAGCCGGCAGGTGGCGGAACGTCTGTCGACCTTATACGGCATGAACTCTCCGGAGTTTTACGACAAGAATGTGCTTTCTTCTTTCATTTCTGCCCTGCGGGAGAACCACTGGCTGGATTCTGCGCCGGATGGCAGTCTGAAGTATTCTGAAGAAAGCGATGCGCTGCGCCAGGATGTGTTGTCTCTGGTGTGGCCTGAAATTACCCAGCACTTGCAGAATGTGGAAGCAACGTGCGGGTAA
- a CDS encoding ammonia-forming cytochrome c nitrite reductase subunit c552, which produces MNNLIRGCLAALFLCITFTATASSDKRYTGAETCLSCHEKEGDAWRQSDHYHSMLPASDESVLGNFNDMTFSAGARTSRFFKEGDAYFVETLNGQGEKQKFDVVYTFGFRPLQQYLLRTTGGRLQAFDVAWDSRPAEQGGQRWYQLQNDEVTDPEHPFFWTGYYQNWNSRCASCHSTNLQKHYDPVNNTFDTVYSDVNVACESCHGPGSEHIKLAGEGTLSATNTGLKALGKAIAFHFKPGDAIARPQSSPAPISELALNTCGGCHSRRAELGEPDLTQPYHQQFQLDAIDEPLYFSDGQIRDEVFVLGSFMQSKMAQAGVTCIHCHDPHSGKTRLPGAQVCATCHRPDVFMADTHTLGHRDANCLDCHMPARTYMGVDDRRDHKFHRPSALNEDSVRPCATCHEDKSTAWLRDAVEKWPARDGASPDTSGEWAKLNAALTTWDPAAIAESASLLSDPKITLPDLLTSALTRKVAAQAPQQAVKLIKAQAASPSAAVRRGAAMAAPSLSAQQQAAVLASLADDPALSVRSEVAAALLNAPANSILPEAQISPLLAEYEATLLATRDHPGANTGLAQLALRKGNIIDAKMYYEAALRVDPANLPALLSFADFLRNMGNEDGEKRYLTNALTIAPDSGAVQFAYGLMLVRDKRYEAATTHLEKAAGAEDASPRFAFVYGVSLWQLKQPEKALTVLDDAATRWPGDYDLLTTRAKYAYLSKNAVMLQKAVTALGKVYPQDSVYLQLKPLIQP; this is translated from the coding sequence GTGAACAACCTGATAAGGGGCTGCCTGGCAGCCCTGTTTTTATGCATTACCTTTACCGCCACAGCCAGTAGCGATAAGCGCTATACCGGTGCGGAAACCTGCCTGTCCTGCCATGAGAAGGAAGGGGACGCCTGGCGTCAGTCTGATCACTATCACAGCATGCTGCCTGCCAGTGACGAAAGCGTGCTGGGAAACTTTAACGACATGACTTTCAGTGCGGGAGCCCGCACTTCCCGTTTCTTCAAAGAAGGTGATGCTTACTTTGTCGAAACGCTGAACGGCCAGGGAGAAAAACAAAAGTTCGACGTGGTTTACACGTTCGGCTTCAGACCACTGCAGCAGTATTTATTACGGACAACCGGCGGACGACTGCAAGCTTTTGATGTGGCATGGGACAGCCGGCCGGCAGAGCAGGGTGGGCAGCGCTGGTACCAGTTGCAGAACGATGAAGTCACCGATCCGGAACATCCTTTTTTCTGGACAGGTTACTATCAGAACTGGAACAGCCGCTGTGCTTCCTGCCACTCGACCAATTTACAAAAGCACTATGACCCCGTTAATAATACGTTTGATACTGTATACTCAGACGTTAATGTGGCTTGTGAAAGCTGCCATGGCCCTGGCAGTGAACATATCAAACTGGCCGGTGAAGGCACGTTAAGCGCAACCAACACAGGCCTTAAGGCGTTGGGCAAAGCCATCGCTTTTCATTTTAAGCCAGGAGACGCCATTGCACGGCCCCAGTCTTCTCCTGCCCCAATCAGTGAACTTGCCCTGAATACCTGCGGAGGGTGCCACAGCCGCAGAGCAGAATTAGGTGAACCGGATCTGACACAGCCATACCACCAGCAATTCCAGTTAGATGCCATCGACGAACCGCTATATTTCAGTGACGGTCAGATCCGTGATGAAGTTTTTGTACTCGGTTCATTTATGCAAAGCAAAATGGCGCAGGCTGGTGTTACCTGTATCCATTGTCATGATCCCCACTCGGGCAAAACCCGCCTGCCCGGAGCTCAGGTATGTGCAACATGTCACCGTCCTGACGTATTCATGGCCGACACCCATACCTTGGGTCATAGAGACGCCAACTGCCTGGACTGTCATATGCCGGCGCGCACCTACATGGGCGTGGATGACCGACGGGATCATAAATTCCACCGGCCTTCAGCCCTGAATGAAGACAGTGTGCGACCCTGCGCCACCTGTCATGAAGACAAATCCACGGCCTGGCTGCGCGATGCTGTTGAAAAATGGCCTGCCCGTGACGGCGCATCGCCGGATACCTCAGGTGAATGGGCAAAGTTAAATGCGGCATTAACCACGTGGGATCCTGCAGCCATTGCTGAATCCGCATCACTGCTTTCCGACCCAAAAATTACGCTGCCTGATTTACTCACCAGTGCCCTCACCAGAAAAGTGGCCGCTCAGGCTCCGCAGCAAGCCGTAAAACTGATAAAAGCTCAGGCGGCTTCGCCATCTGCAGCGGTACGCCGTGGCGCTGCTATGGCAGCACCGTCTTTATCAGCACAGCAACAGGCAGCTGTACTGGCTTCACTTGCAGATGATCCGGCATTGTCTGTACGCAGTGAGGTGGCAGCGGCACTGCTGAATGCACCTGCAAACAGTATTCTGCCAGAGGCGCAAATCAGCCCTCTTTTGGCAGAATATGAAGCCACACTGCTGGCCACGCGGGATCATCCCGGCGCCAACACCGGTCTCGCCCAACTGGCTTTGCGTAAAGGAAACATCATCGACGCAAAAATGTATTACGAGGCAGCGCTTCGCGTTGACCCGGCCAACTTACCGGCTCTGCTGAGCTTTGCCGATTTTTTGCGCAACATGGGTAATGAGGACGGCGAGAAAAGATATCTGACAAATGCACTGACCATCGCACCGGATTCCGGAGCCGTGCAGTTTGCCTACGGACTCATGTTAGTGCGGGACAAGCGTTATGAAGCAGCGACGACGCATCTGGAAAAGGCCGCTGGGGCAGAAGATGCCAGCCCGCGTTTTGCCTTTGTTTACGGCGTATCCTTGTGGCAGCTCAAACAACCCGAAAAAGCACTCACGGTGCTGGATGACGCGGCAACAAGATGGCCGGGCGATTATGATTTGCTGACAACACGCGCTAAATACGCCTATCTAAGCAAAAACGCCGTGATGCTCCAGAAAGCAGTCACGGCGCTGGGTAAGGTGTATCCGCAGGACAGCGTATATCTGCAGTTAAAACCGCTTATTCAGCCTTAG
- a CDS encoding sulfatase family protein produces MWSNIIMTKFSVATLLSATIGAACLLPAFSASAKSTEQPNVIIIFADDMGYGDMSNNGHPTLTTPNLDKMAMEGQKWTNFYVAAPVCSPSRAGLMLGQYPVRAGLVSSTPMRQVFREDSLGGMPDSATTIPEALKAQGYDTAMIGKWHIGHLPQYLPVNHGFDSWFGIPYSNDMDQDFEKIQQLNGPDWSVKNWNKGKQWTNPKSEYFRVPLMQGEEVIERAPDQHQITKTYTAKAQDYIKSHKDNPFFLYIAHAMPHVPLFASEEFEGRSTQGLYGDVIEELDWSVGQILQTLKDEGIDDNTLVIFSSDNGPWLWFETMGGSAGLLRGGKADVFEGGMRVPGIFWWPGHVKPGIRHDIGSTIDLLPTLVDLAGGEIPKDSDGYSVKSTLLDGEDAVRDVYFYYRGAKVFAVRKGRYKAHFIYKEGYGGNPGETLAEPLLFDLNADPSEKYNIASENKAIVAELAALREQHAASIKPVENQLDKCQKGSRLCQ; encoded by the coding sequence ATGTGGAGCAATATCATCATGACTAAGTTTTCTGTAGCAACACTGTTATCTGCCACCATCGGCGCAGCATGTTTGCTACCTGCATTTTCAGCCAGCGCAAAAAGCACTGAGCAACCCAATGTCATTATCATTTTCGCTGACGATATGGGTTACGGCGACATGAGCAATAACGGACACCCCACACTCACCACGCCTAATCTGGATAAAATGGCGATGGAAGGACAGAAATGGACAAATTTCTACGTGGCTGCTCCGGTGTGTTCCCCCAGCCGCGCCGGTCTGATGCTGGGACAATATCCCGTTCGTGCGGGACTGGTATCATCCACGCCAATGCGTCAGGTTTTCCGCGAAGACTCCTTGGGAGGCATGCCGGACAGCGCAACTACCATACCTGAAGCACTCAAAGCACAGGGCTACGACACGGCGATGATTGGTAAATGGCATATTGGCCATCTGCCACAATACCTGCCGGTCAATCACGGGTTCGACAGCTGGTTTGGTATTCCTTACTCCAACGATATGGATCAGGATTTTGAGAAAATTCAGCAGTTGAATGGCCCGGACTGGAGCGTAAAAAACTGGAATAAAGGCAAACAGTGGACTAACCCCAAATCAGAATACTTCCGTGTGCCACTGATGCAGGGAGAGGAAGTCATTGAACGTGCGCCCGACCAGCATCAAATTACCAAAACCTATACCGCAAAGGCACAGGATTACATTAAGTCTCATAAAGACAATCCGTTCTTTTTGTATATCGCCCATGCGATGCCTCATGTGCCACTTTTCGCATCAGAGGAATTCGAAGGACGCAGCACACAAGGTCTTTACGGCGATGTGATAGAAGAACTGGACTGGTCAGTAGGTCAAATTCTGCAAACATTGAAAGATGAAGGCATCGATGACAACACGCTGGTGATTTTCAGTTCAGACAACGGCCCCTGGTTGTGGTTCGAAACCATGGGCGGCAGTGCCGGACTGCTTCGCGGTGGTAAAGCCGACGTTTTTGAGGGGGGAATGCGTGTTCCCGGCATCTTCTGGTGGCCCGGACATGTCAAACCGGGGATCCGTCACGATATTGGTTCCACCATTGATTTACTGCCCACACTGGTGGATTTAGCCGGTGGTGAAATTCCCAAAGACAGCGACGGTTATTCAGTCAAAAGCACACTTCTGGACGGTGAAGATGCAGTCCGTGATGTGTATTTTTACTACCGCGGAGCAAAAGTGTTCGCTGTCCGTAAAGGCCGCTACAAAGCCCACTTTATTTACAAAGAAGGCTACGGCGGCAACCCCGGAGAAACACTGGCAGAGCCGTTATTGTTTGACCTGAACGCCGATCCTTCCGAGAAATACAACATTGCTTCAGAGAACAAAGCCATTGTTGCAGAGCTCGCCGCACTGCGGGAACAGCACGCGGCAAGCATTAAACCGGTTGAAAACCAGCTGGATAAGTGTCAAAAAGGGTCGCGACTTTGTCAGTAA
- a CDS encoding sulfatase family protein, with product MRMLRWLTFTVVAGLSLTAWGKQPNILFIVAEDLSPRIGTYGDEIAKTPNIDALAEQGIRFTNVYAAAGVCAPNRSALISGMYPISMGTHQMRTSQLPLPNGKTGYEAVTPAQMKAFPELLRRAGYETVNFAKKDYQFGTPSTLWDKDIGNYFSPLKADLWNELSGGKPFFAMINLMSTHEGHLLTEDGKAAEKFKGFTDLIKKDLARVQAVTDPASVTVPPYYPDTPVVRRSIAQHYDNIHYMDSQVGEILAALKRDGLNDNTIVVWTTDHGDALPRAKRSVYDTGLHIPLIVRFPDRRGAGTQNDRLISMVDFAPTFLSFAGAPLPDFLQGTGIFSGEQREYIFAARDRMDMVPDKVRAVRDLRFKYIRNDMPELPYFRPLVFRDMFPVMIAWWEGLNKQSLNPAQQFYFEAPRPGDELYDTDNDPWETRNLADDPSQRARLSRMKKALKNWEVQVHDKSTEPETSMVGAMWPGFEQPVTASPQFKLTECNRQVCVAITSSSDNASVAWRMAAGEPWQLYTQPVPVQPNSYIEAKAVRYGYQESNVEQYHHD from the coding sequence ATGCGAATGTTACGCTGGTTAACTTTCACCGTTGTTGCCGGTTTATCCCTTACCGCATGGGGAAAGCAACCCAACATCTTGTTCATCGTTGCCGAAGATCTGAGCCCGCGCATAGGAACCTACGGCGATGAGATTGCTAAGACCCCAAATATTGATGCACTCGCTGAGCAAGGCATTCGCTTTACCAACGTTTATGCAGCGGCTGGGGTGTGTGCGCCGAACCGCTCTGCACTCATATCAGGTATGTATCCCATTTCTATGGGAACCCATCAAATGCGTACCTCCCAGTTACCTTTGCCAAATGGTAAAACCGGATACGAAGCCGTTACTCCCGCGCAGATGAAAGCATTTCCGGAACTGCTCCGGCGGGCCGGTTATGAAACGGTGAATTTCGCCAAGAAAGATTACCAGTTCGGCACACCTTCAACCCTCTGGGATAAAGATATTGGTAACTATTTTTCGCCACTGAAAGCAGATTTATGGAATGAACTCTCCGGCGGGAAACCATTCTTCGCGATGATAAACCTGATGTCGACTCACGAAGGACACCTGTTAACAGAAGACGGCAAAGCCGCAGAAAAATTTAAGGGCTTTACGGATTTAATCAAAAAAGATCTGGCAAGGGTGCAGGCAGTCACCGATCCGGCCTCCGTCACCGTGCCCCCTTATTACCCTGACACACCTGTGGTACGCCGGTCCATCGCACAGCACTATGACAATATTCATTATATGGACAGCCAGGTAGGAGAGATCCTTGCTGCACTGAAACGGGACGGCCTCAATGACAACACCATTGTTGTGTGGACCACAGATCACGGTGATGCGCTGCCCCGGGCCAAACGCTCAGTTTATGACACCGGCCTGCATATACCACTGATTGTGCGGTTTCCCGACAGACGCGGCGCCGGTACACAAAACGACAGGTTAATTTCTATGGTGGATTTTGCGCCAACGTTTTTATCCTTTGCCGGTGCACCGCTCCCTGATTTCTTACAGGGTACGGGTATCTTCTCCGGCGAACAGAGAGAGTATATCTTCGCAGCCAGAGACCGCATGGATATGGTGCCTGATAAAGTACGCGCCGTAAGAGATCTCCGCTTTAAATACATCAGAAATGACATGCCTGAACTGCCGTACTTCAGACCACTGGTTTTCCGCGACATGTTTCCTGTGATGATTGCCTGGTGGGAAGGGCTGAATAAACAAAGCCTTAATCCCGCACAGCAATTTTACTTCGAGGCTCCCAGGCCCGGTGATGAACTTTACGATACAGACAATGATCCCTGGGAAACCCGCAACCTGGCAGACGATCCGTCACAAAGAGCACGCCTGAGCCGGATGAAGAAAGCGCTGAAAAACTGGGAGGTACAGGTTCATGATAAAAGCACTGAGCCGGAAACCAGTATGGTCGGGGCCATGTGGCCGGGGTTTGAACAGCCGGTGACCGCCAGCCCGCAATTTAAGCTGACCGAATGCAACCGGCAGGTTTGCGTTGCGATTACCTCGTCCAGCGACAATGCATCCGTTGCCTGGCGAATGGCAGCCGGGGAGCCCTGGCAACTGTATACCCAACCCGTTCCTGTCCAACCCAACAGTTATATCGAAGCAAAAGCCGTCCGCTACGGCTATCAGGAAAGTAATGTGGAGCAATATCATCATGACTAA
- a CDS encoding DUF2177 family protein, whose protein sequence is MHYSFKTLTGAYIAVLLAFACLDAVWLGVIAMPSYREAFESLLRPQFITWPWIAFYLLYCTSVVCLTIRPYAGKNLIHTSLAGLALGATAYGTYNLTCYSIIRDWPLSMTLIDWIWGTVATGIIATCGGFAAQKISDKLAH, encoded by the coding sequence ATGCATTATTCTTTTAAAACACTCACCGGCGCATACATCGCCGTACTACTGGCTTTTGCCTGCCTGGACGCAGTCTGGCTGGGCGTTATTGCTATGCCGTCGTATCGTGAAGCGTTTGAAAGTCTGTTGCGACCGCAATTTATTACCTGGCCATGGATCGCATTCTATCTGCTTTACTGTACTTCGGTCGTCTGTTTAACGATACGTCCTTATGCCGGAAAGAACCTGATTCATACTTCATTAGCGGGCCTGGCCCTGGGGGCTACCGCCTACGGAACCTACAATCTGACCTGCTATTCCATTATCCGGGACTGGCCATTGAGTATGACTTTGATTGACTGGATATGGGGAACCGTGGCCACAGGAATCATTGCCACCTGCGGCGGTTTTGCAGCACAAAAAATCAGCGATAAACTGGCGCACTGA
- a CDS encoding sulfatase family protein: MPDTFTKKLLTAASAIALSLSMNAGAAEQQRNVIFVLMDDLRYDGMGFLQEELQTPNIDKLAETGVYFPNAVVTSSLCSPSRATILTGMTARNHKIVDNNNSSEEGLTFFPKYLQQAGYQTGFFGKWHMGSHSDMPRDGFDKWVSFPGQGAYYPTDAIPAPMLAKGMVNQLNVDGKHVDQKGYITDELTDYALDWLKNDVKGNQPFFMYLSHKAVHSDATPAERHKGQYDDVDFKLPDSAVVTEEDAKNKPMWVHNQRNSWHGTDFFYASDRTMEAYLKDYYATLSAVDESLGELVQYLKDNDLYDNTMVVFYSDNGFLIGDHGLIDKRNAYEGSVRVPLVISAPGLLPQGATNEALVRNLDMAPTFLELAGAAQPEQFEGKSFLPVASGKVAEEDWQSPDFVYEYYWEWSFPMTPTTFAIRRGDLKYIQYHGVWDIEELYDLKNDPEEMHNLIRDPKYAHELLPLRQALYAALRPADNSKPSVPFNARLAEGMNLRKKDGLKAAPFPDWWLVEPNRKDMYMGLFPDTPMKIDMQRKGEMYFPWMEKTADKPLH, from the coding sequence ATGCCCGACACATTCACTAAGAAGCTGTTAACTGCTGCCAGCGCCATCGCCTTAAGTTTGTCGATGAATGCCGGCGCTGCAGAACAACAGCGTAACGTTATTTTTGTACTGATGGATGACCTTCGCTACGACGGTATGGGTTTTCTGCAGGAAGAACTGCAAACCCCGAACATTGATAAACTGGCTGAAACCGGTGTGTATTTTCCCAATGCGGTAGTGACATCTTCACTGTGTTCACCCAGCCGCGCCACCATTCTCACCGGCATGACCGCCCGTAATCACAAGATTGTTGATAACAATAACTCCAGTGAAGAAGGCCTGACCTTCTTTCCGAAATACCTGCAACAGGCAGGTTATCAAACCGGCTTTTTCGGTAAGTGGCACATGGGCAGCCATTCAGATATGCCCCGTGACGGATTTGATAAATGGGTCAGCTTTCCGGGACAGGGAGCGTATTACCCGACTGACGCCATTCCGGCTCCGATGCTGGCGAAAGGTATGGTGAATCAGCTCAACGTGGACGGTAAGCACGTTGACCAGAAAGGCTACATCACAGACGAGCTGACGGATTACGCACTGGACTGGTTGAAAAATGATGTGAAAGGTAATCAGCCATTTTTCATGTACCTGAGCCATAAAGCCGTGCACTCCGATGCCACGCCTGCAGAACGCCATAAAGGACAGTACGATGATGTGGATTTCAAATTACCGGACTCAGCGGTGGTGACAGAAGAGGACGCGAAGAACAAGCCCATGTGGGTACATAACCAGCGCAACAGCTGGCACGGCACAGACTTTTTCTATGCCAGTGACCGCACTATGGAAGCATACCTTAAAGACTATTACGCCACCTTGTCAGCCGTTGATGAAAGCCTGGGCGAGTTAGTGCAGTACCTGAAAGACAACGATCTGTACGACAATACCATGGTGGTATTTTACTCTGACAACGGCTTTCTGATTGGCGATCACGGCCTTATCGATAAGCGCAATGCTTATGAAGGCTCAGTACGCGTTCCTCTGGTGATCAGCGCGCCGGGCCTGCTGCCACAAGGTGCGACCAACGAGGCACTGGTGAGAAACCTGGATATGGCTCCTACTTTCCTCGAACTGGCGGGCGCGGCGCAGCCTGAACAGTTTGAAGGAAAAAGCTTTTTACCCGTCGCATCCGGCAAGGTAGCAGAAGAAGACTGGCAGTCGCCTGATTTTGTTTACGAGTACTACTGGGAATGGTCTTTCCCCATGACGCCTACCACCTTCGCCATTCGTCGCGGCGATCTTAAATACATCCAGTATCACGGTGTCTGGGACATCGAAGAACTTTACGATCTGAAAAACGACCCGGAAGAAATGCATAACCTTATCCGCGATCCGAAATATGCTCATGAGTTACTGCCACTGCGTCAGGCGCTCTACGCCGCTCTGCGTCCTGCTGATAACAGCAAGCCCTCGGTACCCTTTAACGCAAGGCTGGCTGAAGGTATGAACTTGCGCAAGAAAGACGGGTTGAAGGCTGCTCCGTTCCCGGACTGGTGGCTGGTTGAGCCCAACCGCAAAGACATGTACATGGGACTGTTTCCTGATACGCCGATGAAAATCGACATGCAGCGTAAAGGTGAAATGTACTTCCCGTGGATGGAAAAAACGGCTGACAAGCCTCTTCATTAA